Proteins from a genomic interval of Sphingobacterium sp. SYP-B4668:
- a CDS encoding glycosyltransferase family 2 protein, protein MDISVVVPLFNEEESLPELTSWIDRVMTANNFAYEVILVDDGSNDNSWRIIEQLKQGNNNITGVKFRRNYGKSAALNVGFAAAQGDVVITMDADLQDSPDEIPELYDRIMNQGADLVSGWKQKRYDPLTKTVPTKLFNAVTRSMSGITNLHDFNCGLKAYKKDVVKSIEVYGEMHRYIPVLAKWEGFSSIQEQVVQHYPRKYGTTKFGPGRFVKGFLDLLSIYFVGKFGKRPMHFFGTIGVISFLIGIFITFYLIFDKLMSIANESPYRNITDQPLFFLSLVAILVGTQLFLTGFIAELVSRNGNDRNKYQIDRVI, encoded by the coding sequence ATGGATATTTCGGTTGTCGTTCCATTATTTAACGAAGAAGAATCATTGCCAGAATTGACTTCCTGGATTGATAGGGTCATGACTGCAAACAACTTTGCTTACGAAGTTATTTTGGTAGATGACGGGAGTAATGATAATTCTTGGCGGATTATTGAACAATTAAAGCAAGGGAATAACAACATTACAGGGGTGAAATTCCGACGAAACTATGGTAAATCAGCTGCTTTAAATGTCGGATTTGCTGCGGCGCAAGGGGATGTGGTTATTACGATGGATGCGGACTTACAGGATAGTCCTGATGAAATTCCAGAACTCTATGATCGCATTATGAACCAAGGTGCTGATTTGGTGTCGGGTTGGAAGCAGAAGAGATATGATCCATTAACCAAAACAGTGCCGACCAAACTCTTTAATGCTGTAACACGGAGTATGTCCGGTATTACAAATTTGCACGACTTTAATTGCGGGCTTAAAGCATATAAAAAAGACGTAGTCAAAAGTATAGAGGTGTATGGAGAGATGCATCGTTATATACCGGTGTTGGCAAAATGGGAGGGGTTTTCATCGATTCAAGAGCAAGTCGTACAACATTATCCCCGTAAGTACGGGACTACAAAATTTGGACCGGGTAGATTCGTGAAAGGATTTTTGGATTTACTCTCTATTTACTTTGTTGGGAAATTTGGTAAGCGTCCGATGCACTTTTTTGGAACCATAGGTGTTATCAGTTTTTTGATTGGTATATTCATTACCTTCTACTTGATATTCGATAAGCTCATGAGTATTGCAAATGAATCTCCTTATCGGAATATCACTGACCAACCTCTTTTTTTCTTGTCATTAGTGGCTATTCTTGTAGGTACACAGTTGTTTCTTACGGGCTTCATTGCTGAGCTTGTCTCCAGAAATGGAAATGATAGAAACAAATATCAGATTGATAGAGTCATATAG
- the ribD gene encoding bifunctional diaminohydroxyphosphoribosylaminopyrimidine deaminase/5-amino-6-(5-phosphoribosylamino)uracil reductase RibD — protein sequence MDMHEKYMRRCLELAIIGAGTVSPNPMVGAVIVHDGRVIGEGYTAPFGGPHAEVNAIHQVLTLFSEQATKLLSQSELYVSLEPCAHFGKTPPCADLIAKYGLRKVYVACKDPFPQVSGKGIEKLRAAGITVETGLLEREARWVNRRFFTRILKHRPFVILKWAQTSDGFIGRTDDVQTWISNPASKQLVHKWRAEEDAILVGTRTALVDNPALTVREWDGHHPKRILIDRNLSVPTSANIYGREGELIVFNAVKSEWKDNVKYIELENFGLYLPQNILYQLYLMDVQSIIIEGGAITIQHFIDAGLWDEARILTAQQELGSGIAAPKLDGRVLEKHRVANDELSIVVK from the coding sequence ATGGATATGCATGAAAAGTATATGAGGCGTTGTTTGGAGCTGGCCATTATAGGCGCAGGGACAGTAAGCCCCAATCCCATGGTAGGGGCTGTAATTGTTCACGATGGACGTGTCATCGGCGAGGGGTATACTGCACCTTTTGGTGGGCCGCATGCAGAAGTCAATGCTATACATCAGGTGTTGACGCTCTTTTCAGAACAAGCTACGAAGTTGCTTTCTCAATCGGAATTATATGTTAGCCTTGAACCTTGTGCGCATTTCGGTAAAACTCCTCCCTGTGCCGATCTAATCGCTAAATATGGATTGCGTAAAGTGTACGTAGCTTGTAAAGATCCTTTTCCGCAGGTCAGCGGTAAGGGAATAGAAAAGCTAAGGGCAGCGGGGATAACAGTAGAAACGGGACTTTTGGAAAGAGAAGCTCGTTGGGTAAATCGTCGTTTTTTTACTCGTATTTTAAAACATAGACCGTTTGTGATTTTGAAATGGGCGCAGACCAGTGATGGATTTATCGGGCGTACAGATGATGTCCAGACTTGGATTAGCAATCCGGCAAGTAAACAATTGGTTCATAAATGGAGGGCTGAAGAAGATGCAATTCTCGTGGGCACGCGAACTGCTTTGGTCGATAATCCGGCACTGACAGTGAGAGAATGGGATGGACATCATCCTAAAAGAATTTTGATAGACCGAAATCTGTCAGTACCCACTTCTGCCAATATATATGGAAGAGAAGGCGAGCTCATAGTCTTCAATGCTGTTAAATCAGAATGGAAAGACAATGTGAAATATATTGAGTTGGAAAATTTCGGACTATATCTCCCTCAGAATATTCTCTACCAGCTTTATTTAATGGACGTACAATCCATTATTATTGAAGGTGGAGCAATTACTATCCAACACTTCATTGATGCTGGACTTTGGGACGAGGCCAGGATTTTGACCGCTCAACAGGAATTGGGAAGTGGTATTGCTGCTCCAAAATTAGACGGACGTGTGTTGGAAAAACACCGTGTCGCTAATGACGAGTTATCTATTGTTGTCAAGTAG
- a CDS encoding DUF2851 family protein, translated as MPEELLHFIWRFRLFDQSNLRTLGNDELTIKQVGQHNIDAGPDFLMAKIRIAQHDWIGHVEIHRTAIDWYGHSHHYDTAYNNVILHVVWYGTKEVNRRDGTPIPTLCLANYVDSNLLNHYRVLMNNEYWIACQNQLPSIDTTYVSQWLVRLTMERLETKFNIFQQQLNAHKQDFEKITFIILARAFGQRVNADSFQELAQHIPLNLVLKYKDDPVKREALFLGMAGYLVRQDYHDNPYVRQLIQEFDYLKKLHGLSSLEVHRWKRFRMRPYNFPEFRIAQLAALYAHNDFLIAKILEMETLENVRAFLSKIRLATFWETHFTLDKVSSPHVTNLGTGFIDSLTINGLVHVLFLYGKYFRQESYLYRAVSWLEEIKAESNAIVKGFGICGIRARRAAESQALLHLKREYCDKKNCLSCGIGIQILRINRE; from the coding sequence ATGCCGGAGGAATTACTTCATTTCATATGGCGCTTTCGTCTGTTTGACCAATCGAACTTAAGAACTTTAGGTAATGACGAATTAACCATTAAACAAGTCGGACAGCATAATATAGATGCTGGACCGGATTTTTTGATGGCCAAAATACGGATTGCCCAGCACGATTGGATTGGACATGTAGAGATACACCGTACAGCGATTGATTGGTATGGACATAGTCACCACTATGATACAGCTTATAATAATGTGATACTACACGTCGTATGGTATGGTACTAAAGAGGTAAATCGTCGGGACGGCACACCTATTCCTACACTTTGTTTGGCTAATTACGTGGATAGCAATCTTTTGAATCATTATCGTGTGCTGATGAATAATGAATATTGGATAGCTTGTCAAAATCAACTGCCATCAATTGATACAACCTATGTCAGTCAATGGTTGGTAAGGTTAACAATGGAACGCCTAGAGACCAAATTTAATATATTTCAACAACAATTAAATGCCCATAAACAAGATTTTGAGAAAATCACCTTCATCATATTGGCTCGAGCATTCGGCCAACGCGTAAATGCAGATTCATTCCAAGAATTGGCTCAACATATCCCGCTAAATTTGGTGCTTAAATACAAAGATGACCCTGTTAAGCGCGAAGCACTATTTTTGGGAATGGCTGGGTATCTGGTCCGACAGGATTATCACGACAATCCCTATGTGCGTCAGCTTATTCAAGAATTTGATTATTTGAAAAAACTACATGGTCTATCTAGTCTAGAGGTCCATCGATGGAAGCGATTTAGGATGCGCCCTTATAATTTCCCTGAATTCAGGATTGCACAGCTGGCTGCGTTATATGCCCATAATGATTTTCTAATTGCTAAAATCTTAGAAATGGAAACATTGGAAAACGTAAGAGCCTTTCTGTCCAAAATTAGACTTGCGACATTTTGGGAAACGCATTTTACTTTGGACAAAGTTTCTTCCCCTCATGTTACAAATCTTGGTACTGGCTTTATCGATTCCTTGACTATTAATGGTCTAGTCCATGTCTTATTTTTATATGGTAAATATTTTCGACAAGAATCGTATCTTTATAGAGCTGTATCTTGGTTGGAGGAAATTAAAGCTGAATCCAATGCTATTGTAAAAGGTTTTGGAATTTGTGGAATTCGCGCAAGAAGAGCAGCAGAATCCCAAGCGTTGCTTCATCTTAAACGTGAATATTGCGATAAGAAAAATTGTCTTAGCTGTGGGATAGGGATACAGATACTAAGAATAAATAGAGAATGA
- a CDS encoding UbiX family flavin prenyltransferase, whose protein sequence is MGKKIIIAVTGASGSIYAKVLLDTLLREIGQFEAVGVVMSDNAKDVWQYELNNRDYENYPFTFYDKNDFYAPFASGSAKFDTMIICPCSMGTLARIAHGTSSDLATRAADVILKEKRRLILMVRETPLSRIHIQNMLTVTDAGGIICPASPSYYSLPQNFEELAKTVVDRALSLAGIEVDSYRWGEME, encoded by the coding sequence ATGGGAAAGAAAATAATCATCGCTGTCACGGGGGCGAGCGGATCTATATATGCAAAAGTACTGCTAGATACCTTGTTGCGGGAAATTGGTCAATTTGAAGCAGTAGGAGTCGTCATGTCGGACAACGCAAAAGATGTTTGGCAATATGAGCTCAACAATCGAGACTATGAGAACTATCCTTTTACTTTTTACGATAAAAATGATTTTTATGCACCTTTTGCCTCGGGGTCTGCAAAATTTGATACCATGATCATTTGTCCTTGTTCAATGGGAACATTGGCTAGGATTGCACACGGCACCTCATCGGATCTAGCGACACGCGCTGCGGATGTAATTTTGAAAGAAAAGCGTAGATTAATCCTGATGGTCCGAGAAACACCTTTAAGCCGTATCCATATCCAAAATATGCTGACAGTGACAGATGCTGGCGGAATCATATGTCCAGCAAGTCCGTCCTATTATAGTCTGCCGCAAAATTTTGAAGAACTAGCCAAGACAGTCGTCGATCGTGCCCTCTCCTTGGCAGGGATAGAAGTTGATTCCTACCGATGGGGCGAAATGGAGTAG
- the prmC gene encoding peptide chain release factor N(5)-glutamine methyltransferase encodes MSRLQDLEHLYVEKLTPLYDLEESLALFYIVTEEITGVHKSIYALQKHNDITDEHYQLYLNILGELMASKPIQHIFKKAHFYGQIFEVNEFVLIPRPETEELVDMIIKNHGQNSGSIRIIDIGTGSGCIPISLKKFLPMSAVSALDISKEAIAIAKRNSVKLGASVNFVNADILEWTYIFNKDQRYDIIVSNPPYITPKEKEKMHPNVLEFEPHLALFVEETAPLLFYETIASFALQHLTPSGHLYFEINQYYGPQTVDMLMKKGFSNVQMFQDMQHADRMIHAQL; translated from the coding sequence ATGAGCAGACTTCAAGATCTAGAGCACCTCTATGTAGAAAAATTGACTCCTCTTTATGACCTGGAAGAGTCGTTAGCACTGTTTTATATCGTGACAGAAGAAATCACCGGGGTGCACAAAAGCATCTATGCATTGCAAAAACACAACGATATTACCGATGAACATTATCAACTTTATTTAAACATACTTGGTGAACTGATGGCTAGCAAACCCATACAGCACATATTCAAAAAAGCTCATTTCTACGGACAGATTTTTGAGGTAAATGAGTTTGTGCTGATTCCACGTCCAGAAACGGAAGAGCTCGTCGATATGATTATTAAAAATCATGGTCAAAATTCAGGGAGCATAAGAATTATTGATATAGGAACTGGGAGCGGTTGTATACCCATAAGTCTAAAAAAATTTCTCCCGATGTCTGCAGTAAGCGCACTTGATATATCAAAAGAGGCTATTGCAATTGCCAAGCGTAACTCCGTAAAGTTAGGTGCATCGGTCAACTTTGTGAATGCAGATATATTAGAGTGGACCTACATTTTCAATAAAGACCAGCGCTATGATATCATCGTTAGCAATCCTCCGTACATTACGCCAAAAGAAAAAGAAAAAATGCATCCTAATGTTTTGGAATTCGAGCCACATCTTGCGCTATTTGTTGAAGAAACAGCTCCACTCCTTTTTTATGAGACCATCGCATCATTTGCCCTGCAGCATTTGACACCTTCAGGGCACCTTTATTTTGAAATAAATCAATATTATGGCCCCCAAACGGTAGACATGCTTATGAAAAAGGGGTTTTCTAACGTGCAAATGTTTCAAGATATGCAGCATGCAGACCGAATGATTCATGCACAGTTATAA
- a CDS encoding PspC domain-containing protein, producing MIERVLYYFEQQSFGVCAYLGEKFSISISKLRLFFIYATIIGAGFPILFYLFAGVILDFRNYVKKMRKFLWDN from the coding sequence ATGATTGAAAGGGTTTTATATTATTTTGAGCAGCAATCTTTTGGGGTATGTGCTTACTTAGGTGAAAAGTTTTCGATTTCGATTTCTAAACTACGTCTATTTTTTATCTATGCTACAATTATAGGTGCAGGGTTCCCTATTCTTTTTTACCTTTTCGCCGGCGTAATATTGGATTTTAGAAATTATGTGAAGAAAATGCGTAAATTTCTTTGGGACAATTAA
- a CDS encoding glycosyltransferase: MFFSIIIPLYNRPQEIGELLHSLLSQTYSGFEVIIVEDGSTVEAKEIVEGYRSRLDVHYYRKENEGQGFARNYGFARARGDFFIVFDSDIIVPTDYLEKVIVGLERDRWDAFGGPDAAHESFSPIQKAISYSMTSPFTTGGIRGNKRHVGQFNPRSFNMGISREIWEKTGGFKLARRSEDIEFSLRMIDNGFKVGLIPEAFVYHKRRTSFAQFYRQTNFFGKGRVDIYKLFPNELKPVHALPAIFVIGLVCLMLLNAFNYIVSGQITLIYLLTSMGNTMISMYFILLLLHACWSTRSLQVGLLSVVAAFTQLIAYGSGFIEQYIQEIIIEKK, encoded by the coding sequence ATGTTTTTTTCTATTATTATCCCATTATACAATCGACCCCAAGAGATAGGTGAATTGCTTCATTCGTTGTTGTCCCAGACGTATAGCGGTTTTGAAGTAATCATAGTCGAAGACGGGTCAACGGTAGAAGCTAAGGAAATTGTAGAGGGATATCGTAGTCGTTTGGATGTCCACTATTATCGAAAAGAGAATGAAGGGCAGGGCTTTGCTCGTAACTATGGCTTTGCCAGGGCCCGTGGAGATTTTTTCATTGTTTTCGATTCTGATATTATCGTACCAACCGATTATTTGGAAAAAGTAATAGTTGGTCTTGAAAGAGATCGATGGGATGCTTTTGGAGGACCTGATGCAGCTCATGAATCATTTAGCCCTATTCAAAAAGCAATTAGCTATTCAATGACGAGCCCATTCACTACAGGTGGAATACGTGGAAATAAAAGACATGTAGGGCAGTTCAATCCACGTAGCTTCAATATGGGTATTTCCCGAGAAATTTGGGAGAAGACAGGAGGATTCAAATTGGCCCGAAGATCTGAAGATATTGAGTTTAGTCTTCGGATGATAGATAATGGGTTTAAAGTTGGATTGATTCCAGAGGCATTTGTTTATCACAAAAGAAGGACTAGTTTCGCTCAGTTTTATAGACAGACGAATTTTTTTGGTAAAGGTCGTGTTGATATTTACAAGCTTTTTCCAAATGAGTTAAAGCCTGTCCACGCTTTACCAGCGATATTTGTCATAGGATTGGTTTGCTTGATGCTATTGAATGCCTTTAACTATATTGTTTCCGGTCAGATTACCCTTATCTATTTATTGACATCTATGGGCAATACTATGATTAGTATGTATTTCATCTTATTACTTCTTCATGCTTGTTGGTCCACCCGAAGTTTACAAGTGGGCTTGTTAAGTGTTGTTGCTGCCTTCACACAATTAATCGCATACGGAAGTGGTTTCATTGAGCAGTATATTCAGGAGATAATCATCGAAAAGAAATAG
- a CDS encoding DUF4199 domain-containing protein, translated as MTDSLTIQTAENKKQSITYGLYLGVIALVLGIITMYISKSTSSLIVLYGVSAVLNLVIFIGITVFFSINLRKGYGGYWSFSQALKSIFIMLAFATLISSVGSFLFTKYVEPTIQEEVMNNTSSLTIEMMEKAGADDEQIDEVIAKLDEAKASISNISFVQFFKGFGITLISYFVLALILAAIFKRERPIFLQGTNDSNNTYGNQSDSQIPNQ; from the coding sequence ATGACTGATTCATTGACAATCCAAACGGCGGAAAATAAGAAGCAAAGCATTACTTATGGTCTCTATCTAGGTGTTATCGCTTTGGTATTGGGGATTATTACGATGTACATCTCGAAAAGTACTTCATCTCTGATTGTGCTTTATGGCGTTTCGGCAGTTCTTAATCTTGTCATTTTTATTGGTATAACCGTGTTTTTTTCCATTAATCTTCGGAAGGGGTATGGGGGCTATTGGTCGTTTAGTCAAGCTTTGAAGAGTATTTTCATTATGCTGGCCTTCGCAACGTTAATTTCATCTGTTGGATCATTCCTCTTTACAAAATACGTGGAACCAACAATACAGGAAGAAGTCATGAACAACACGAGTAGCCTCACTATCGAAATGATGGAAAAGGCCGGTGCCGATGACGAACAAATTGATGAGGTAATTGCAAAATTGGACGAAGCAAAGGCTTCTATTAGTAATATCTCCTTCGTTCAATTTTTCAAGGGTTTTGGCATTACCCTAATTTCGTATTTTGTATTGGCTTTAATATTGGCAGCAATCTTCAAGCGAGAGAGGCCTATATTCCTCCAAGGAACGAACGACTCAAATAACACATATGGGAACCAGTCTGATTCCCAAATTCCCAATCAATAA
- a CDS encoding ankyrin repeat domain-containing protein — MSLSVLEEYIETGNHQDLELLLRNEPELVKQNTSHDISPLMLACYYNKGQIVQTILKYITSITIHEACAAGLTQHVEAIILKRPDIVDEISTQGFSPLGIAAHFSREDIVRILLKNHADPNITSQNGYNVSPLHASLHANQSEISKMLIEAGANVNIIQSSKITPLHLASQHGNIDMIILLLENGADIGIRNDMGLTASDLAAAKGYKEIAEILRVD; from the coding sequence ATGAGTTTATCTGTATTAGAAGAATATATTGAGACAGGCAATCATCAAGATTTGGAGCTTTTGCTTCGTAACGAACCCGAACTTGTAAAACAAAACACCAGTCATGACATCTCTCCTCTCATGTTGGCCTGCTACTACAACAAGGGACAAATAGTTCAAACCATATTAAAATATATCACTTCAATCACTATCCATGAGGCTTGTGCAGCAGGATTGACCCAACATGTGGAAGCCATCATTCTAAAACGACCTGATATTGTCGATGAGATATCTACACAGGGTTTTAGTCCGTTAGGTATAGCAGCTCATTTTTCGAGAGAAGATATTGTGAGAATCTTATTAAAGAATCATGCGGACCCCAATATAACTTCTCAAAATGGCTACAATGTATCTCCTCTTCATGCTTCACTTCATGCTAATCAGTCTGAAATCAGTAAAATGTTGATTGAAGCCGGAGCCAATGTAAACATCATACAATCTTCTAAGATTACACCTTTACATCTTGCTTCACAGCACGGAAATATAGACATGATTATTTTATTATTAGAGAATGGTGCGGATATCGGTATACGTAACGACATGGGGTTGACAGCTTCTGACCTCGCTGCAGCAAAAGGGTATAAAGAGATTGCCGAAATACTGAGGGTAGATTAA
- a CDS encoding dihydroorotase has translation MTTLLITSATIVLPGNKNHLKVVDVLIKNGKIAEIAQKIKKSDLNDEVFDANGGFLAPGFLDLNANFGEPGLETKEDIATGSAAAAAGGFTGVAVQPNTEPPIQSRTEVALVKNLAKGNLVDVFPIGSISKKREGKELAELYDMQQTGAVAFSDGNRSVQQAGLMGRALLYAKGFKGLIISHPEDESMAGDRQMNEGVVSTYLGMKGIPNLAESLMVSRDLYLAEYNDAPIHFTSISTIEAVDLIRKAKAKGIAVTCDVAAHNLVLTDKEVEAFDSHYKVNPPLRTKADIKALIKGLKDGVIDAVVSQHTPHEVEFKRVEFHIAKNGIIGLQTVLPLLVKAGLNEEQIVDKLSVGPRKVLGMKVPTIEIGEVANLVLFDTSSEWIFTKEDNKSKSDNSPFLGTELKGKVLAVLNNGKIFKN, from the coding sequence ATGACTACATTATTGATTACTTCTGCGACTATTGTCTTGCCTGGGAACAAAAATCACCTGAAAGTGGTGGATGTGTTGATAAAAAATGGTAAGATTGCTGAGATAGCTCAAAAGATTAAAAAATCAGATTTAAATGATGAGGTATTTGATGCCAATGGAGGTTTTTTAGCTCCGGGTTTTCTTGATTTAAACGCCAATTTTGGTGAACCAGGCTTAGAGACTAAAGAAGATATCGCAACAGGAAGTGCTGCCGCTGCTGCCGGTGGATTTACGGGAGTAGCTGTCCAACCCAATACCGAACCTCCGATTCAAAGCCGTACAGAGGTGGCGTTGGTCAAAAATCTCGCTAAGGGAAATTTGGTAGATGTGTTTCCCATAGGGTCCATCAGTAAAAAGAGAGAAGGCAAAGAGTTGGCTGAATTATATGATATGCAGCAGACAGGTGCGGTGGCTTTTAGTGACGGTAATCGGAGTGTACAGCAGGCTGGATTGATGGGTAGAGCACTCTTATATGCTAAAGGATTTAAAGGACTTATAATCTCTCATCCCGAGGATGAATCTATGGCGGGCGACCGTCAGATGAACGAAGGGGTCGTCAGTACATATTTGGGGATGAAAGGTATTCCTAATCTAGCGGAATCGCTCATGGTCTCAAGGGATTTGTATTTGGCGGAATATAATGATGCACCAATACATTTTACGTCTATCAGCACAATAGAAGCTGTCGATTTAATTAGAAAGGCGAAAGCCAAAGGCATTGCTGTCACTTGTGACGTCGCAGCCCATAACTTAGTGTTGACAGATAAAGAGGTCGAAGCTTTTGATAGTCATTACAAAGTCAACCCTCCGCTTCGCACAAAGGCTGATATCAAAGCCTTGATAAAGGGGCTTAAAGATGGAGTGATAGACGCAGTAGTTTCTCAGCATACTCCTCACGAAGTTGAGTTTAAACGTGTGGAATTTCATATTGCGAAGAACGGAATAATTGGATTACAGACTGTGCTTCCTTTGTTGGTGAAAGCTGGTTTGAATGAAGAACAAATAGTGGACAAACTCTCCGTGGGTCCCAGAAAAGTGCTTGGAATGAAGGTTCCGACTATTGAAATTGGAGAAGTAGCTAATTTGGTTTTATTTGATACATCATCCGAGTGGATATTTACAAAAGAAGATAATAAATCAAAATCTGATAATTCTCCTTTTTTGGGAACGGAACTGAAAGGTAAAGTATTGGCAGTCCTCAATAATGGTAAAATATTTAAAAACTAA